One genomic segment of Helianthus annuus cultivar XRQ/B chromosome 14, HanXRQr2.0-SUNRISE, whole genome shotgun sequence includes these proteins:
- the LOC110908975 gene encoding laccase-11: MVSSGGSSFLLGMLFLVSLVSLQAEAATKKYQFNVQVSNVSRLCHAKPIVTVNGMFPGPTIYAREGDRVVINVTNHAQYNMSIHWHGLKQYANGWADGPAYITQCPIKTGNSYVYDFNVTGQRGTLWWHAHILWLRATVYGAIVILPQQGTPYPFPKPDNEHVLVFGEWWHGDVEEIVKQGNSMGLPPNMSDAHTINGKPGPLFPCSEKHTFAMEVEQGKKYLLRIANAALNDELFFAIAGHNMTVVEIDAVYTKPFTTSAILIAPGQTTNVLVYANSAPGRYFMAVRPFQDVPIPVDNKTATAILQYKGIPNTVLPSLPQLPSPNDTAFALSYNKMLRSLNTPNFPANVPLKVDRNLFFTVGLGKSVCPTCINGTRLSASLNNITFVMPQTALLQAHYSNMKGVFTADFPDKPPKAFNYTGAPLTANLFTTHGTRLSQIPFNSTVELVIQDTNLLSVESHPFHLHGYNFFVVGTGVGNFDPAKDPAKYNLVDPPERNTVGVPTGGWSAIRFRADNPGVWFFHCHLELHTGWGLKTAFVVEDGPGKDQAVRPPPKDLPPC, encoded by the exons ATGGTGTCTAGCGGTGGTTCCAGCTTCCTTCTTGGCATGCTTTTCCTGGTGTCGTTGGTTTCTCTTCAGGCGGAAGCCGCCACCAAGAAGTATCAGTTTAAT GTACAAGTGAGCAATGTAAGCCGGTTGTGCCATGCGAAGCCTATTGTTACTGTCAACGGGATGTTTCCGGGCCCTACCATTTACGCTAGAGAAGGCGATAGAGTTGTTATCAACGTAACAAATCATGCACAATACAATATGTCAATTCATTG GCATGGGTTGAAACAATACGCTAATGGATGGGCAGATGGACCGGCATACATAACACAATGCCCGATCAAGACAGGAAATAGCTACGTCTATGACTTCAATGTTACAGGACAAAGAGGCACGTTATGGTGGCATGCTCATATTCTTTGGCTCAGAGCCACGGTGTATGGCGCAATCGTCATCTTGCCCCAACAAGGAACCCCTTATCCGTTCCCAAAGCCCGACAACGAACACGTATTGGTCTTCGGTGAATGGTGGCATGGCGACGTAGAGGAGATAGTGAAGCAGGGTAATTCCATGGGTTTACCCCCGAACATGTCTGATGCCCACACCATCAATGGCAAACCTGGACCACTCTTTCCATGCTCCGAAAAAC ATACCTTTGCGATGGAAGTCGAGCAAGGGAAGAAATACCTTCTGAGGATTGCAAATGCCGCCCTCAACGACGAGCTCTTTTTTGCAATTGCAGGCCATAACATGACGGTGGTTGAGATAGACGCCGTCTACACAAAGCCCTTTACCACCTCCGCTATACTAATCGCTCCTGGCCAAACAACAAATGTTTTGGTTTACGCCAACAGTGCTCCAGGCCGCTACTTTATGGCGGTCCGCCCCTTCCAGGACGTTCCCATTCCTGTGGACAATAAAACCGCCACCGCAATCCTCCAGTACAAAGGCATTCCCAACACCGTTCTCCCATCACTTCCTCAGCTACCATCACCAAACGACACCGCTTTTGCGTTAAGTTATAACAAAATGCTTCGAAGCCTCAACACTCCTAACTTTCCAGCTAACGTGcccttaaaagttgaccgtaatcTTTTCTTCACTGTCGGATTAGGGAAGAGCGTGTGTCCTACTTGTATCAATGGAACCCGGCTTTCGGCTTCACTGAACAACATTACCTTTGTGATGCCGCAAACCGCTCTTCTTCAAGCTCACTACTCGAACATGAAGGGGGTGTTTACAGCTGATTTCCCCGATAAGCCACCAAAAGCTTTTAACTACACGGGTGCACCCTTGACCGCGAACCTTTTCACTACTCATGGAACGAGACTGAGCCAAATCCCCTTCAATTCAACGGTGGAACTTGTGATCCAGGACACCAATTTACTAAGCGTCGAGTCCCACCCGTTTCACCTTCACGGCTACAACTTCTTTGTGGTTGGAACAGGTGTTGGGAATTTCGATCCGGCTAAGGATCCAGCCAAGTACAACTTGGTAGATCCACCAGAAAGAAACACGGTTGGTGTTCCCACAGGTGGTTGGTCAGCGATCCGTTTCAGAGCCGACAACCCTGGTGTTTGGTTTTTTCACTGTCATTTGGAGTTGCATACTGGGTGGGGACTAAAGACCGCGTTTGTGGTGGAAGATGGACCGGGAAAAGATCAGGCAGTCCGTCCTCCGCCTAAAGATCTTCCACCGTGCTAA